TGACCAACCTACATTTATCAGTGTAGATCAGAAAGTAGAGCAAGCTGTTAAAGCGCAATATAATATTAGCAAATTTAATATTGAAGCAACTCCTAATCAACTTAAATCAATTTTAGAAAGTGCTAAAGAACAAAGCAAATACTTTCAACAGTTTAAAGAAAAATTAGATTACAGTAATGTGAGGTTATTTACAAATGACAAAGATAACATAACGATTGCTATGATTAATTTTAAAGGCACTGATAAAAAAATACTCGTATTAAAAGGGGCTTTCAGCAATAGTGGTTTTCAAGTAGTTGAAAACTTCCTAATTGGATATTTACTTCATGATGGGAAAAACGGGAAAATAATGCTCCTAAATGGCAAAGAAGGGCTTACTATTGACATAGAAAATGGCGTTAATAAAATAAGGCCTATATTAGAAGAGGATGGCAAACTAAGTATAATAAAGGTTGATGATAGTGAAGGAAGGCATGGAGGTGATGGGTTTTGCCAGCGGGAGTCCGGAGAAACTTACGCTAAGTGTTTTGAAGAAGAATCTAAAGAATTTTGCGATAGTTTTGTGAGCTGCGTTTATTTCTTAAATCCTATAGTCGTTACAGTTGTAGCCGCATCATGTAACTGCAGCGCAGTAAGGCACCTCCCTCAATAACAAGAAGATTTAATTAAAACTATTCAATTTCCTTTTTATGAAATTTGATTTAAAAACAATTACAATTATTTGGTTAATCACTTCTATATTGGGAGCAACAGCCAAAATACTCCATATTAATGATTCTATAACAAACACCTTGTTATTTATCGGAATTTTCAGTTCTTTCCTTTTTTTAGCAATGTTGTTTTACCATGTTTTTTTCAGGAAGAAGGTATAGCATTGTATAATCTTTTAATTTTTACCCAAGAGCAAACTCTATTAGAGAGAGCTCTTGGGTTTTTGCTTTCAACATTTTTTACCTAAAAGAGACTGAACTGGTTCAACAAAAAGAAGCAGACGAATTCTGGGAAAAAGAACCAACAGAGCACTAAGCCAATTTTTGCCCCATTTCCAAAAAGAAGCTCAAAAACAATCTTCTACCTTTGGTATAAGCGCAGGTACCGGCCTGGGTAGGTTTGCCGTTTCAGAAAGCCGTACCTTTGCGCCAGCCTTTCCGCCGTTGCCCAATGTTTTCCAACTATTCGGCAAAAAGAGTGAAAGCTTTGTTGTTAGACCGGCACCGGATGCCATGTACGCTCCGTTGCTCACCAAGAAACTAGCTGCTATGAACCATTTAACCCGCCGCCCCCGCCGCAACCGTAAATCAGAGGCCATCAGAAGCATGGTGCAGGAAAACCACGTGGCCGTGCAAGACCTTATCTTCCCGCTGTTCATGATGGAAGGCGATAACCTGGCCGTGGAGATTACGTCCATGCCAGGCATCCACCGGTTTTCGCCGGACCGTTTGCTGGAGGAGATTGCCCAGTGTGTGGAACTGGGCGTAAAGACCTTCGCGCCGTTCCCCCAGATTGACGAGGCCAAAAAAGACCGCTTCGCGCAGGAAAGCAAAAACCCCGAAGGCCTGTACCTCCGCACCATTTCTGAGATCAAACAGAACTTCCCAGACGTGGTCTTGATGACCGATGTAGCCATGGACCCCTACAGCTCAGACGGCCATGACGGCATTGTGGACCCTAACGGCGAAATCATAAATGACGCTACCCTGGAGATTTTAGGGCAGATGGCGTTGGCCCAAGCCCAGGCGGGCGCCGATATTATTGGCCCCTCAGACATGATGGACGGCCGCGTGGCGCACATAAGACAGGTACTGGACAAGCACGCGTTTTACAACGTCTCTATCATGAGTTACACTGCCAAGTACGCCAGCGCCTTCTACGGCCCGTTCAGAGACGCCCTGGACTCGGCCCCCAAGCACGGTGACAAGAAAACCTACCAGATGAACCCCGCCAACAGCCGCGAGGCCCTGCTGGAGGCCGAACTGGACACCGCCGAGGGCGCAGACTTCCTGATGGTGAAACCGGCCCTCTCCTACTTAGACATCATCAAATTGCTGAAAGATAATTCGCACCTGCCCATTGCCGCCTACAACGTGAGCGGCGAATACGCCATGGTGAAAGCCGCCGCCCAAAACGGCTGGATTGACGGCGAACGCGTAATGAATGAAGTGCTCCTGAGCATGAAACGCGCCGGCGCAGACATCATTCTTACTTATTTCGCCAAGGAATACGCGCAGTTACTGAAGCGGTAAACTGCGTTTTTGGCTTCATTTCTGGAAATGAGCCCGAAAACGGAAAAGCCTGATCAAGATTACTGCATCATAAAATGAAATCGGCTGCCAGATATACCTGGCAGCCGATTTCATTTCTATAGGTTTTGTACTTTCTATCTGGTGTACACCATGCGCTTGGTGGAGTGCTGGCCGTCAATGGTCAATTGATACAGGTACGTGCCTGATGGCAACTCCTGGCCAGAGGCGCTTCTGCCGTTCCACTGCACCTGGTGCTGACCCGCCAGGCGTTTGCCGTTGGTGAGCGTGGCCACCGCTTTTCCGGTTAAGTCATACACCACCAATTTCACGTTGGCCGGTTTCTCTAAGGTAAAAGGAACGGTGGTCACGGCGCCATACCGGAACGGGTTGGGGTAGTTCTGGCCCAGGCCCAATTTGGCGGCGTTCACTTCTTCTTTAGACAACAATGGCCCGTTGTAGCGGCGGCTATACACCCCGTTTCCGTGGGTACCAACCAATACCAGGTTGTCGGTGGTGCGGCTGATGACCATGTCTACGGGTACTTCGCCAATGGTGCTGTGGCCGTCACGCAGCCAGGTGGTGGCGGTGCCGTTGAGCGCGGAGGTGGCGTATAGACCGGTGCTGGTGCCTACAAAGTATTTGGTGGAGCCGTCGGCGCCCGGCAGAATGCTCACCCAGCGGGTAGATGGTCCGTTGCCGTTCACGTTGCCGTTTTCCTCCAGGTTCCCAGAGACCGGAGACCAGGAAGCGCCGCCGTCAACGGTGTAGAACAAGCTTTGCACGCGGTAGTTGGTAAACACCACCACGGCTTTGTTGGCGTCACGCGGGTCAATGGCAATACAGTTGATGTACGCACCTGCCGGGAAGTTAGAGCCTGTGACGTCTAACCGCATGGGGGCCGGCACGGTGCCGTCCTGAAACTTATACAACTTACCGGTTCTGGTTCCGAAATACACCACATTGGCCGGCGATTTACTCACCGACACCGCCGTGATGGCTTCATTGGTGGCCAGGTTGGCAGCTACTTCCCAGCCTAAGGTAGATTGGTTGCCCGTGTTGCTCACCGGTATCTGAGCCAAGTTGTTGTTCCGCCACAGCGTGTCACCGGCTGGCAGGTACATGCGGTATTCATTGTTAGGGTCAATAGTATAAGGGTTCACAAACAGGTAACCGGTGGTTTTGGGTGGGTCAATACGCGCGTACCCGGTGCGTTGCCCGGCATCATTATAGGCATACCGGTACAAGGTGCCGTTCTGCGTAGACACAAACACTGAGTGCGTGGTAACCGCGGCAAACGCGCCGTCGCCGCCTAACTGTTCTACCCAGCCCGTTTGCTCATTGATATTGCCCACGGCCCAGCTGCCATTGTCTTGCATACCGCCTACCACAAAATCATCGGTGGTATTTAAGTCAATGGCCACAGTGTAAAACTGGGTGGTGCGGTAGCCTCGGTTCAAAGATTCCCATTCCACCACAGACTCTGTATTATCTGCGGTTCTGCTTACGCCGCCGTCATGGGCCGAGAGCATCACAGACGGATTGCTTCTGTAGAACACCACCTCATGGTTGTCTGGGTGATGGTTAGGGTACAGGGCGTAGCTGTTGTTGTTGATGGTATAACCGCCAATCTTGCGGGTAGTGCTGGTAGAAGAGAACCCGTTAGTGGATTTGTAAAGGTTGGTCCCGCCCAGAATCACAAAATTAGGGTTGTCTGGCCGCACCTTCACCACCATGTTGTAGCCAGTCTGCAAGTCTAAGTTACCAGAGGTGCCGCCCAGCATGGGCAGGTTGGTGCTTAAATCAGTCCAGATACCGCCAGAGCCGGTGCCGTCACCAGACACGTACTGGTATTTCCAAAGGTTGCCGCGGTTATTGAGGTTGGTGGTGGTGTACACCAGAAAGTAGACAATGTTCTCGTTGGAAGGCGCAATGTCCATGACAATGCGCCCGTAGGTGGCAGGAAACCCGGCAGGCGTGATATTGGCCCAGTTTACACCATTCACAGACCGGAAAATGCCTTTGGTAGAAGAGTTTCCGCCGCCGCCTGTTTGGCTCAGGCCGGCGTACATGACCCCGGTGTTGCCAATGGTTATGTCTGTGTAATAGGGATTGGTGCTGTAGTTGGTCAAGTCATCGGAGCCTAAGACCGGAAACCAGGACTCACCCCCATTGGTGGAACGCTGAATACCCGAAACCGTGGCGGCAAACACCTCGTCCTGCGCCAGGTTGGCGGGATTGGTGGCAACCCGGTGCACAAACTGCCACACGCTGCTGATTCCGTTAGCCTTGATAGGCACCTGGGTGGCCGGCAACTGGTTCCAGGTAATGCCGTTGTCAATGGATTTGAACACGCCGCTGCCGAGGTAAGGTGCGCCGGTCTTGTTGGCTGAGTTTCCTATGATTTCCCCGGTACCGTAGTACCAGGTATTCTGCTTGCCGGCTCTTTTGTCTTGGGCCACGGTGGTCACGCTGTGCAGTTGGTCGGCCCGGGTCACTTTGGTCCAGGAACTGCCGCCGTTAGCGCTGCGCCACATGCCCCCAGAAACACCGCCTGCCAGAAACAGGCTTTCATTAGTCACGTGCATGGCCAGGGCACGCGTACGCCCGCCCACGTTAAAAGGCCCTCTGGCGCTCCACTCAAACGTGGCCAGCTTGGCATAAGGGTTGGTAGACCGCTCCACCGCCTCAATAGTTGGCATCCGTTTGGAGTAGGCCAGCTCCAGTTCCCGCATGTTGGCTGGAATTCTGCCGGTGGCTGGGTCCTTGAGGCGGTCTATCTCATGTTGCTCCCGGGCAAACGGATTGTCTTTGCTGCCAATGGAGCCCGCTTTGTGCAGCCGGTGTTCACGGGCGGTGAGGCCCGCAGACGCTACGTCTTGCTCATTGAAATGTGATTTTCGGCTGTCACTAAATGGCAAAGACGAAGCGAAAAAAAAGGTTGCTCCAAAAAGCAGGAACAGAACGCAGGCGGCTAAGACATGCTGCCGGTAAAGTTGATTCATAAAACGCGTGATAGGTATAGACTAATTTGATAATTCAACACTATATGCGAGAGCCGTTAAAGCTGGTTTCTTCTCCTTCACTTCCCTGCAAAACCCTAGCAACTAAATAAGTCCGTGATACACAGCTTGTCTTGGCAATCTGCTAAACCTCAGCTCCTGCACCTGACAACGCCACGGTGTAGTGCTGCACAGTAAACAAAGTACTGTTTAGGGCAGGCGCCTGCATTTCTGCCTGCAACACCGTGCCCGGCTTGGCACCTGGCCAACCGTTGTCTGGGTTGAGCGTCATGGTGAAATACACCTCCACTACCTGCCCCGGCGCCAGCGTTTCTGTGAAAGACGAACCCAAGCCCAGCACTTGCCGCACCCGCCCCTCTGCCCTGTTGCACAGACCATTGCTAGCTGGTTCTGCAAGCGGCAGCACGTTGATCAGTTCCAGAATGACCTGGGCAGTGCCTGGCGCCAATGGGTTTTGCCCAGGCGCTGGTATTTTCTCCGTTACTTCCGCGCCCTTGCCTGCTGCCTGCATTCTACTTTTCTCCTTGATTAACAGACACGTTGCGCGCCTCTTACTGCTGACAGGCGTGCATGGTCACCAAACCGGCCAGGAATACCTATAGTTGCCTTTGGTGAACGCTTTTGGAAGCCATGGAAAACAAATATACTCATAAACCGCACACCAGCAGCGCCTTGTTGTTGATTATCTTGAAAATAGTAAAGGTCTGTAACCGGCCTGCCACCCTGGCAAGCAACTCTATTTCCATTAAATAGTATAGGGGTAATGAATAGCTTTACCAATATATTTATGAAAACTCTCAACCGCCGCCAACTGTGCGGCTGGCTGGCTTTCCTGCTCCTGCTTCCCTTTTCTTCCTGTGACTTGTTTGACTACCACCCCTATGAAGGGAACGTGACCTACAAGAACCTCACCGCTGAGAACGTGGCCCGCATCAAAGCCCTGGAATCTACCTTCCCGGCCCAGGCAACGCTTAAGTTTGCGTTCATCTCAGACACCCACAATTTCTTTGAGGAAAAAGAGGCCATGGTCAAAGACATCAACAGCCGCAACGTGGCCTTTGTGCTGCACGGCGGCGACATCACCAACTACGGGTTCACAGACGAGTTTGAGCGGTCGCACCGGGTGCTATCCAAGCTGAATGCGCCCTACGTGACCGTGATTGGCAACCATGACTGCCTAGGCGACGGAGACAAAATCTATCAGGCCATGTATGGGCCGCTCAACCATTCGTTCACGTTCAAAAACAACAAGTTCATCTTCCTCAACTCCAACTTTCTGGAGTTTGACGCCTCTGTGCCTGACCTTGACTATTTGCAGCGCGAACTGCAGGCCCCGGCAGACATCACCAACAAGTTTGTGGTGGCCCATATCTCCCCAGACCACGGCGAGGCCAACCCCGCCAAAGCAATGGGCTATGCCACGCTTATGCAGCAGTTTACCGTGGGCTTGTCTTTGCATGGGCATATACACGGCCACACGGTACGGCAACCGTACAATGACGGCATCACTTATCTTACCACGGCTTCAGCCAACAAACGCAACTATGTGATGGTCACCGTCACTGGCAATACCATTACCCATGAAGTTATTACTTTCTAAGGCCATGAAAAGAAGATTACTCCTTGCCCTCCTTTTTATAGCCTCCTGGAGCCAGGCCGCCGCGCAGGATACCCCCGAAAAACAGGACCGCCCCAAAAACAAGTGGTACGCACCAGATTACCTGGTGGCCCAGCACGCCGGCCTCATCGGGATTCTGGCGGCGGGTGTGGGCTATGACTTCGGGCGGCATGACCGCACCAACGTGGAGCTCATGTACGGGTTCACGCCCAACTATGGCATCAAAAATACCACGCACACGTTCACCACGCGCCTGTACTACCAATCACATCCCAAACCGCTGGTGGGCGACTTCAAAATTAGCTGGATCAGGGCGGGTGCGGGCATCAGCATGACCATTGGCGAACAGTTTGAGACCTTCTTCCCGAAGAAATACCCGCGAGGATATTACATCTGGCCTACCGCCACCCGCATTCTACCGTTTGTGGGCACCGCCGTGGGGCGCGACTTCAAAGGCAAAACCCGCCCGCTTTACGGTGAATTCTATGGGGAGATCGGCTCCGCCGATGTGCTCATCATTGACAAATACCGCAACAGCGGCATTGCCGTCACAGACATCCTGAACCTGGCCATTGGCCTGAGGCTGAAAATCTAAATTCCCGTTTTGGGGCTCATTTCTGAAAATGAGCCTGAAAACGCCTGCCTTTGTCTTCTTCACTGGAGCACAAAGGCAGGCGTTTTAGGTTTCTACGGTTTCATGCGCCATTTTTGCGGAATACAATTTGTGCCTGTCGCGCGCCTGCCCAATGAGCTATCTGTACCTCAAGTCTTTGCACATCATTTTTGTGGTGACCTGGTTTGCCGGGCTGTTCTACATTGTGCGCCTGTTTGTCTATTACGCAGAGACCGACCAGAAACCGGAGCCCGAGAAAAGCATTCTGCAACAGCAGTTCCAACTCATGCAGAAGCGGCTCTGGTACGGCATTACCTGGCCCAGCGCCGTACTCACGTTCATCATGGGTTTCTCAGTGGTCTACAGCCTGAACTTGCACCAAACCTGGCCCACCTGGCTTCTCTGGAAACTGGGTTTTGTGGCCGGGCTTTTCGCCTATCATTTATACTGCCACCGCATTTTCAGGCAACACCAGCGCAACCAAATCCACCAAAGCTCCACGCAACTGCGCATCTTAAACGAAGTGGCCACGCTTTTTCTGGTGAGCATTGTGTTTCTGGTAGTCTTGAAAAACGGACTCAGCGCCACCTGGGGCGTGCTTGGTTTTATTGGATTGTCTGTAGTTTTAATGGCGGCCATCATGATCTATAGAAAACTCAGGAAAGGCTAAACTTGGGTTGGAAGAAACCTGGGAGCGAAGGAAAACCTGTAGCCAGTCTTGCCTTCGGCGAAGCCGTTTTTGCCCTCATTTCCAGAAATGAGCCCGAAAACAGAAAACGTTTCCTGCCAGCTGCTTTCTTAAAAGCTGTCCTCAGGAACCGCCATAAAAGAGAATCGGCCCCTGAAGGACCGAATCAACTCAAACAACCAAAAAAAATCTTTAGAGGCGCGGCCTATTTGAACGAGGCCATCACTTTGTCATATTCATATTTTGAGCTCACCGTTTTGGCCGCATGGGCGAAGGCATCGCGCACGCGCTTGTCGTCTTTGGGCAGCTGGGTGGCTATCTTGCGCAGGAGCTTGCTCTTCTCATAGTCAGACGAAATTCCTTCGCTGGCTTTCAGAAGCGGCACATATTGGCTGCTGCCCAGGGTGCCCACTTTCAAGAGGTTGCCATAAGCTTTCACTTTCTCATAATCTGAGCCAATGGTGCTGATTAAGGGCAAGACCTGATCAAAATGCCTGATTACCTGCTTCTCGTGTTTCATAAACGGGCTCAGGGCCTGCGTGCGCTCATAATCTGAGCTCACTTTCTGCAGGGCTTTCATCGCAAACGCGAACTGTTTCTCGGTGAGTTCTGGCCGGGCCGCCAGGCTGGTCAGCAACTTACGCTTCTCGTAGTCTGAACTCATGCCGGCGCTGGCTTCGGCTATTCTGGTGAGCGTGCTTTCTGGCAGGTTTTCCTGCAAGAGCAGATGTTTGAGCGCCTTGGCTTTCTCATAGTCTGACCCCACGCCCGCGGCGGCTTTCACGTAGGCCTCGGCAATGCCGCTGTGGTTTAGCTTTGACGCCGGAATCTTGGTGAGCAACGACACCACTTCATAGTCTGAGTTCTTGGTCTGGCCCACCTGTTCCACCAGCGTCTGTAGGTCAGTGGGTTTCAGGTCTGGGTTGGCCAACAGGTAGCGGTACATTTTGGTCTTGCCTGAGCCGCTGGGCATGGTGGCGGTGTAGTCCAGCACTTTCGCGCTGCCGCCTTCCTGCATCAGGCGTTCGGCGCGGGCCTCTGCGCCAATGCCGGTGGTGGAGATAACCTCGGGCAGTTGCTGCGCCAACCAGGCTTTGCCGGCGGTGTTGTAGTCTTTGGGTTCATGGTCTACCCAATAAAAGCCCACCAACTCGCCGTTTTTGTGCTTGAGCACCACCATGTGCTCCGGCGCATTTTTCTCACGCACAGAATACTCAAACTTGCCCCCGTCACTTATGGCGATGATGGATTTCTCATCTGGCGCGATGGTGATTTTGCCCGTAGCCACCAGTTGTGAGCGGCGTCCGGTCTCATCTGTTCTGGTCAAAACCGTGTTGCCCTGGCTGGAGTTGTTGATGTAGGTGCCCTTGACCACATTGACACTGCTGTGCGACGGCTTTTTCTCGGCCTGGTCCTGGCTTGTGGCCGGCAAACAAACCGTTAACAACCCGAAGGCGAACATGGAGGAAAGTAAGAATGGACGCATAGCGGTAAGGTTAAGATGGAACAACACGGAACACAGCCCAGAAACGGATGCTGCTCTAAAAGACAACAAAGTGCGCGGGAGGTTGCACGTGGCTGTCTAAAATTCCTGCAGTTTCTCTTACAACCGCCGTGCCAGTATCTCAAATTATTCATTTACAGCAACTTACTGACATTCACCTTTGTAAACACTGTTCGCAATTGGACACCTTCTCTCCGTTTCCGGACAGTTTCTGTTTTGGGGCTTGTTTCTGGAAATGAAGGCGAAAACTGGAGGAAGTGATTTTTAGGGGAAGGCTAGATGCAGCTGCTGCCAATTTTTCAAAGGTACACTCCAGCAAGTTTAGCGCAGCGTAACTTGTGGGTTTACACGCAGGAAGTTTATCAACTTCCGTACACTACTCAATCAAAATCACAGGCACCAATCCTTTTAACCCGGCG
This region of Rufibacter sp. LB8 genomic DNA includes:
- a CDS encoding CopD family protein — protein: MSYLYLKSLHIIFVVTWFAGLFYIVRLFVYYAETDQKPEPEKSILQQQFQLMQKRLWYGITWPSAVLTFIMGFSVVYSLNLHQTWPTWLLWKLGFVAGLFAYHLYCHRIFRQHQRNQIHQSSTQLRILNEVATLFLVSIVFLVVLKNGLSATWGVLGFIGLSVVLMAAIMIYRKLRKG
- the hemB gene encoding porphobilinogen synthase, translated to MNHLTRRPRRNRKSEAIRSMVQENHVAVQDLIFPLFMMEGDNLAVEITSMPGIHRFSPDRLLEEIAQCVELGVKTFAPFPQIDEAKKDRFAQESKNPEGLYLRTISEIKQNFPDVVLMTDVAMDPYSSDGHDGIVDPNGEIINDATLEILGQMALAQAQAGADIIGPSDMMDGRVAHIRQVLDKHAFYNVSIMSYTAKYASAFYGPFRDALDSAPKHGDKKTYQMNPANSREALLEAELDTAEGADFLMVKPALSYLDIIKLLKDNSHLPIAAYNVSGEYAMVKAAAQNGWIDGERVMNEVLLSMKRAGADIILTYFAKEYAQLLKR
- a CDS encoding metallophosphoesterase, with product MKTLNRRQLCGWLAFLLLLPFSSCDLFDYHPYEGNVTYKNLTAENVARIKALESTFPAQATLKFAFISDTHNFFEEKEAMVKDINSRNVAFVLHGGDITNYGFTDEFERSHRVLSKLNAPYVTVIGNHDCLGDGDKIYQAMYGPLNHSFTFKNNKFIFLNSNFLEFDASVPDLDYLQRELQAPADITNKFVVAHISPDHGEANPAKAMGYATLMQQFTVGLSLHGHIHGHTVRQPYNDGITYLTTASANKRNYVMVTVTGNTITHEVITF
- a CDS encoding FlgD immunoglobulin-like domain containing protein; the protein is MNQLYRQHVLAACVLFLLFGATFFFASSLPFSDSRKSHFNEQDVASAGLTAREHRLHKAGSIGSKDNPFAREQHEIDRLKDPATGRIPANMRELELAYSKRMPTIEAVERSTNPYAKLATFEWSARGPFNVGGRTRALAMHVTNESLFLAGGVSGGMWRSANGGSSWTKVTRADQLHSVTTVAQDKRAGKQNTWYYGTGEIIGNSANKTGAPYLGSGVFKSIDNGITWNQLPATQVPIKANGISSVWQFVHRVATNPANLAQDEVFAATVSGIQRSTNGGESWFPVLGSDDLTNYSTNPYYTDITIGNTGVMYAGLSQTGGGGNSSTKGIFRSVNGVNWANITPAGFPATYGRIVMDIAPSNENIVYFLVYTTTNLNNRGNLWKYQYVSGDGTGSGGIWTDLSTNLPMLGGTSGNLDLQTGYNMVVKVRPDNPNFVILGGTNLYKSTNGFSSTSTTRKIGGYTINNNSYALYPNHHPDNHEVVFYRSNPSVMLSAHDGGVSRTADNTESVVEWESLNRGYRTTQFYTVAIDLNTTDDFVVGGMQDNGSWAVGNINEQTGWVEQLGGDGAFAAVTTHSVFVSTQNGTLYRYAYNDAGQRTGYARIDPPKTTGYLFVNPYTIDPNNEYRMYLPAGDTLWRNNNLAQIPVSNTGNQSTLGWEVAANLATNEAITAVSVSKSPANVVYFGTRTGKLYKFQDGTVPAPMRLDVTGSNFPAGAYINCIAIDPRDANKAVVVFTNYRVQSLFYTVDGGASWSPVSGNLEENGNVNGNGPSTRWVSILPGADGSTKYFVGTSTGLYATSALNGTATTWLRDGHSTIGEVPVDMVISRTTDNLVLVGTHGNGVYSRRYNGPLLSKEEVNAAKLGLGQNYPNPFRYGAVTTVPFTLEKPANVKLVVYDLTGKAVATLTNGKRLAGQHQVQWNGRSASGQELPSGTYLYQLTIDGQHSTKRMVYTR